The Caldanaerovirga acetigignens genome segment AATACCACCGCATCGCTGCCCGAAGAGGTTCAAACCGGGCAGCAGTTGCGGTGGCCCACAGCATCCTGACTATAGTTTACCATATTCTCAAGCGAAAGCAACCTTATATTGAACTGGGCCCCAATTATTACGAAGAGAAAAGGCGCAACATGGTTATACGGCAGTCTTTGAAAAAGCTTGAATCTTTAGGTTTGAAGGTCACGGTCGAAACGGTAGCATCTTAGATTTTTAGGTTTTTGTCATTACGTCGATATAGATTTTTTTATCCTATATTTTTCCAGTTGGATATGGGCTTAGTTTTTATTGCCTTTTTTCGGAACATTATTTTCAGGATAGCGATTTAGATATAGTTATTAAATTTAGAGAAGGAAAGATAAAAACCTTATTTGATTTGATAAGACTGCAACAGGAATTGGAAAGCATTTTGAAAATTAAGGTTGATATAAATACCTATGATTCGCTTTCGCCTTTAATAAAAAAAGAGATTGAAAAAGAAATGCGGGTGATAATTTGAAACTAAAAGTTAAACCCGAAGACTTTGTAGTAAAAGAACTTGCCGACATAAAGTACTCATCGGACGGGCCATACCGCATATACCTCCTCGAAAAAAGGCACTGGAACACTATGGACGCCCTAAAATTTATTTCCCGGGAAAACCAAGTGCCTCTTTCAAAAATAGGCTCGGGCGGCAGGAAGGACCGCCACGCTCTGACGAGCCAATATATATCGGTTCCGAAAAAGTACGAGCTCAAGTTCGAAAGGCCCAACGTAAAGCTCACCTTCCTGGGATTTGCCGACGACTTTGTATCCCCGGCGATACTCGAGGGCAATTACTTCGAGATAACGCTGAGGAAACTAAAACCTGAAGAGGAGGAAAAAATAAAAGAAAGGCTTTCCGAAGTGGAAAAGTTCGGCTACCCCAACTTCTTCGATGACCAGAGGTTCGGAAGCGTGGAAAACCCGCAGGAATTTCTGGCAGAGAGGATAATAAAAAAGCACTATAACGGTGCCTTGAAACTTTACTTCACAGTAATTCATCCGGAGGACTCCAAAAAAGAAAAGGAAAGGAAGCGAGAAATAGATAGGCTCTGGGGGAACTGGGAAGCGATCCTTCCCCTTTGCAGGACTTCTGTCGAGAAGGAAATAATTAGAATTCTCATGGAAAATTCAAGTAAAGCGAGCCTTTTGGCTGCCCTGAACGCCATCCCGAAAGAGGAACTTTCCATGTTCTTTTCCGCCTACCAGAGCTTCCTGTGGAATCTGACTTTAAAGAAACTTTTGCCAAACTATGTTTCCGAGCTCTTCGAAGTAAAAGGCAAGATAATGGACTATTCCTTTTACAGGACCCTTCCCGATGAGAGCTTAAAATTCCTCAAGAAAATGGAGATACCCACGGTCTCGTCCAGGATTCCGGAATGCCTGCCGGAGGTTAAAAGGGCCATCGAGGAAGTCCTAGCGGAAAGAGGAGTAAAGCCTTCGGACTTCAACCTGAAGAAGATAAGGAAGTCTTTCTTTAAGTCCTTCATGAGACCTGCCATAGTTTTCCCGGAAGGACTTTACGCCAGCCCCTTCGAAGAAGACGACCTTTACCCGGGCTACAAAAAGGTCACGCTGAAGTTCACGCTTCCCCCGGGCTCCTTTGCGACAATGCTAATAAAGTCTCTGGTGAGCTAATTTTGGAATTTATGGAAAATTGGGATGTTTTATGGTATCATAAAAGCAATGCTATGAGATGGTAGCGTCAAATGAGAATAGATTCCCCGATATAATTAAATCTATTTTTATAATGCTGGAAGGATTGAAGGATTTATATAATGTATCTGAAGAGATTTTACATTCTGGGATGATTTTAGATCGATATTACATAGGAGCAAGGTATACCGATGGTTTTCCCGAAGGAACCCCATCGGAGTACTTTGATAAAAAAAACGGCAAAGGAAGCGCTTGATGCTGCGGGAGAAATCATTCGGTTACGCTGTGGAATTAAAATAATTTCAGGGGGGACTTATAGTGAAGATAAAAAAAGCCGTGATACCCGCCGCCGGCCTCGGCACCCGCTTTTTGCCGGCTACCAAGGCCCAGCCCAAGGAGATGCTGCCCATAGTGGACAAACCTACCATCC includes the following:
- the truD gene encoding tRNA pseudouridine(13) synthase TruD, translated to MKLKVKPEDFVVKELADIKYSSDGPYRIYLLEKRHWNTMDALKFISRENQVPLSKIGSGGRKDRHALTSQYISVPKKYELKFERPNVKLTFLGFADDFVSPAILEGNYFEITLRKLKPEEEEKIKERLSEVEKFGYPNFFDDQRFGSVENPQEFLAERIIKKHYNGALKLYFTVIHPEDSKKEKERKREIDRLWGNWEAILPLCRTSVEKEIIRILMENSSKASLLAALNAIPKEELSMFFSAYQSFLWNLTLKKLLPNYVSELFEVKGKIMDYSFYRTLPDESLKFLKKMEIPTVSSRIPECLPEVKRAIEEVLAERGVKPSDFNLKKIRKSFFKSFMRPAIVFPEGLYASPFEEDDLYPGYKKVTLKFTLPPGSFATMLIKSLVS